From Musa acuminata AAA Group cultivar baxijiao chromosome BXJ3-8, Cavendish_Baxijiao_AAA, whole genome shotgun sequence, one genomic window encodes:
- the LOC103993379 gene encoding probable esterase PIR7A — MEESGKKHFILVHGICQGAWCWYKLITLLRAAGHFVIAVDLGATGVDPQRLDELSSMDDYARPLFHAIASLPAHQKLVLVGHSFGGASVSLAMEKFPDKISVAVFVTAVMPSTTVAMAALTDEFFKGHPAEAYLDSKVSISSDPQNPSSRIEFGPEYMSNRLYQLSPAEDLTLGTLLVRPGSWFLGDLLRDGIVTEEKYGSVRRVFIVCKEDLAMAEGYQRWMIEASPGAEVEEIEGADHMVMLSKPADLCKLLLEIAARY, encoded by the exons ATGGAGGAATCGGGCAAGAAGCACTTCATCCTCGTGCATGGGATCTGCCAAGGCGCATGGTGCTGGTACAAGCTCATTACCCTTCTCAGGGCAGCCGGCCATTTCGTCATCGCCGTCGACCTCGGCGCCACCGGGGTGGACCCACAGAGGCTCGACGAGCTCAGCTCCATGGACGACTACGCCCGCCCGCTGTTCCACGCCATCGCCTCCCTTCCGGCTCACCAGAAGCTGGTCCTCGTCGGCCACAGCTTCGGCGGAGCCAGTGTCTCCCTTGCGATGGAGAAGTTCCCCGACAAGATCTCCGTCGCCGTCTTCGTCACCGCCGTCATGCCGAGCACCACCGTTGCCATGGCTGCCCTCACGGACGAG TTCTTCAAGGGGCATCCAGCTGAAGCCTACCTGGATTCGAAGGTCTCGATCAGCTCAGATCCCCAGAACCCTTCGAGCAGGATAGAGTTCGGCCCCGAGTACATGTCGAACAGACTGTACCAGCTCAGCCCAGCTGAG GACCTGACGCTGGGGACGTTGCTCGTGAGGCCAGGGAGTTGGTTTTTGGGCGATCTGCTACGCGATGGAATTGTCACGGAGGAGAAGTACGGGTCGGTGAGAAGGGTGTTCATCGTGTGCAAGGAGGACTTGGCCATGGCCGAGGGCTACCAGCGTTGGATGATAGAAGCCAGCCCGGGGGCGGAAGTGGAGGAGATCGAAGGTGCCGATCATATGGTGATGCTCTCCAAGCCGGCGGATCTGTGCAAACTCCTCCTCGAGATTGCCGCAAGATATTGA
- the LOC103993378 gene encoding small ribosomal subunit protein uS4y — MVHVSFYRNYGKTFKKPRRPYEKERLDAELKLVGEYGLRCKRELWRVQYALSRIRNAARDLLTLDEKNPRRIFEGEALLRRMNRYGLLEEGQNKLDYVLALTVENFLERRLQTLVFKSGMAKSIHHARVLIRQRHIRVGRQVVNIPSFMVRVDSAKHIDFSLTSPFGGGRPGRVKRKNQKAAAKKAAGGDGDEDDEE; from the exons ATGGTTCATGTCAGTTTCTACCGCAACT ATGGGAAGACCTTCAAGAAGCCCCGCCGCCCGTACGAGAAGGAGCGGCTGGACGCGGAGCTGAAGCTGGTGGGGGAGTACGGGCTCCGGTGCAAGCGCGAGCTGTGGAGGGTGCAATACGCGCTCAGCCGTATCCGGAACGCCGCCAGGGATCTGCTGACGCTCGACGAGAAGAACCCCCGCCGAATCTTTGAGGGCGAGGCCCTGCTCCGCCGGATGAACCGGTACGGCCTCCTCGAGGAGGGCCAGAACAAGCTCGACTACGTTCTCGCGCTCACCGTCGAGAACTTCCTGGAGCGCCGCCTTCAAACGCTCGTCTTCAAGTCCGGGATGGCCAAGTCCATCCACCACGCTCGCGTCCTGATCAGGCAGCGTCACATCAG AGTCGGAAGGCAAGTGGTCAACATCCCATCATTCATGGTCAGAGTGGATTCTGCAAAGCACATTGATTTCTCGCTGACAAGTCCATTCGGTGGAGGTCGCCCGGGAAGGGTGAAGAGAAAGAACCAGAAGGCTGCTGCAAAGAAGGCAGCTGGAGGTGACGGCGACGAGGACGACGAGGAATGA